The following are encoded together in the Thermodesulfobium sp. 4217-1 genome:
- a CDS encoding L-serine ammonia-lyase, iron-sulfur-dependent, subunit alpha yields the protein MINKDIILQILKDSVKPALGCTEPGAVAYAVSRAKEILDEDISKLTISVDKNILKNGMFVIIPGTKEKGIIFAAALSMVCGRSEYGLEALKDVNNSDVEKAKEIIKNNVIHLELKKDIEGLYIKIEAESYSHKSVVVIKSKHDNIVFESKDDLVIKSDKANDEVVNNHIDLNKIKEFSIYDLIDFVNDIEIEKIEFINDGIEMNKKIAYAGLEDNIGVGMGKFIRAKVVDTESLAVALTVSASEARMSGYPLPVMSSAGSGNHGLVAIIPISIIGEKSGFNKEEVIRAVALSHLLTSYVKSYTGVLSPLCGCGIAAGVGCSSGLTYMRERNKEKIENSIKNVLAGLSGMICDGAKIGCAYKLYLSAMSAIEASNMALNDIVIPYDNGILAESAQDCIRNLGRVSVEGMKDTDNTILDIMIKKQ from the coding sequence ATGATAAATAAGGATATAATTTTACAAATTCTAAAAGATTCTGTTAAACCAGCATTGGGCTGTACAGAGCCTGGGGCAGTGGCATATGCTGTTTCGAGGGCAAAAGAAATACTTGATGAAGATATTTCTAAATTAACTATATCTGTAGACAAAAACATTTTAAAAAATGGTATGTTCGTTATCATCCCTGGAACGAAAGAAAAGGGTATTATCTTTGCTGCTGCACTGTCTATGGTGTGCGGCAGATCTGAGTATGGCTTAGAGGCCTTAAAGGATGTTAATAATTCAGATGTAGAGAAAGCTAAAGAAATCATAAAAAATAACGTTATTCATTTAGAACTAAAAAAAGATATTGAGGGACTTTATATAAAAATTGAAGCAGAAAGCTATTCTCACAAATCAGTAGTGGTCATAAAGAGCAAGCATGACAATATTGTTTTCGAGAGCAAGGACGATCTTGTCATAAAGTCAGATAAAGCAAATGATGAAGTTGTAAATAATCATATCGATTTAAATAAGATAAAAGAGTTCTCTATATATGATCTTATTGATTTTGTTAACGATATTGAAATTGAAAAGATTGAATTTATAAATGATGGAATTGAAATGAATAAAAAAATTGCATATGCTGGCCTGGAAGATAATATTGGGGTTGGAATGGGCAAATTTATTAGAGCAAAAGTCGTTGATACTGAATCTTTGGCTGTTGCTTTGACAGTGTCGGCATCAGAAGCAAGGATGTCTGGATATCCTCTACCTGTTATGAGTAGCGCTGGTTCAGGAAATCACGGTCTGGTGGCAATAATACCCATATCGATCATTGGCGAGAAAAGTGGATTTAATAAAGAAGAAGTTATCAGGGCTGTGGCACTAAGTCATTTACTTACTTCTTACGTAAAATCTTATACAGGCGTGCTCTCTCCCTTGTGTGGCTGCGGGATAGCTGCTGGTGTGGGCTGCAGTTCAGGGCTTACCTATATGAGAGAAAGAAATAAAGAAAAGATCGAGAATTCGATTAAAAATGTCTTGGCAGGGCTATCGGGAATGATATGTGATGGTGCTAAGATTGGGTGTGCTTACAAGCTCTATCTTTCTGCGATGTCTGCGATTGAAGCTTCAAATATGGCTTTAAACGACATTGTAATACCTTATGATAATGGAATTTTGGCAGAGAGTGCTCAAGATTGCATAAGAAATCTTGGTAGAGTTTCGGTGGAAGGAATGAAAGATACAGATAACACTATACTGGATATAATGATAAAGAAGCAATAA
- a CDS encoding helix-turn-helix transcriptional regulator, with product MTADERKAIFDNLISIADAVSEMFGRNCEVAVHDLRTPEKSLIHIAGDITHRKSGAPITDLVLNALKKYKDDAKNMIGYRSMTKDGRILRSTTSFVRDKKGKIIGAFCVNFDITEFIGTYNVFKDLLEKGSEFDKNETFAKNLNETIETLTQEAILAFGKQPSSFTSEEKIKFVSYLDEKGAFLIKGSVEYVASILGLSKFTVYSYLQKVRNNSNSNDD from the coding sequence ATGACTGCTGACGAGAGAAAAGCTATTTTTGACAATTTAATAAGCATAGCTGATGCTGTGAGTGAGATGTTTGGCAGGAATTGCGAGGTAGCTGTTCACGATCTGAGGACCCCCGAAAAATCTTTGATTCATATTGCTGGAGATATTACTCACAGAAAGAGCGGTGCCCCTATAACCGATCTTGTTTTGAATGCATTAAAAAAATACAAAGATGATGCAAAAAATATGATTGGTTATAGGAGCATGACGAAAGATGGAAGGATACTTCGATCTACTACTAGCTTTGTAAGAGATAAGAAGGGTAAAATCATCGGAGCGTTTTGTGTAAACTTTGATATTACTGAGTTTATAGGCACCTATAATGTCTTTAAAGATCTTTTGGAAAAGGGTTCTGAGTTTGATAAGAATGAAACCTTCGCAAAGAATCTAAATGAGACAATTGAGACGCTTACTCAGGAAGCCATTCTTGCTTTTGGCAAGCAGCCATCAAGTTTTACTTCTGAAGAGAAAATAAAATTTGTTTCTTATCTTGATGAAAAGGGGGCTTTTCTGATAAAGGGTTCAGTTGAATATGTAGCATCTATTCTTGGACTATCTAAATTTACAGTATATAGCTATTTGCAAAAAGTTCGTAACAATTCTAATTCCAATGATGACTAA
- a CDS encoding diguanylate cyclase produces MEFNLEDIYKKIQYNEIDLKRALNYFDIQEKDLDTLRNALGIIKDVPVEFFDQFYDHLLQFPETAKILNKDKDLIENLKLKQKFYFTNMLRANFDINYIKEKIKIGMVHYSLGVKEDYYIGAYSEYFYSLKKYVNQFLDRQLNIEFNHSLAKVMLLDINLTIKFYFFIKEEQEIFFRNLSEKDPLTGIYNKRKFQEICGQSISESDRYKKELSFIFFDIDNFKKVNDTFGHDIGDVVLKEIANIVKREIRKSDYFARWGGEEFILILPETNINSALAVAEKIRKSIEVYEFPVVGRVTVSIGVTSRKFSEDYSDLFKRLDDAVYRAKSLGKNTVVAN; encoded by the coding sequence ATGGAATTTAATTTAGAAGATATTTATAAAAAAATTCAATATAACGAAATAGATTTAAAAAGGGCTTTAAACTATTTTGACATCCAAGAGAAAGATTTAGACACATTAAGAAATGCTTTAGGCATAATAAAAGATGTGCCTGTTGAATTTTTCGATCAATTTTATGATCACCTGTTGCAGTTTCCTGAAACGGCCAAAATTTTGAATAAGGATAAGGATTTAATAGAGAATTTAAAGCTAAAGCAGAAATTTTATTTTACCAATATGTTGAGAGCAAATTTTGACATAAATTATATAAAAGAAAAGATTAAAATAGGTATGGTTCACTATTCGTTGGGGGTTAAAGAAGATTATTATATTGGTGCATATTCAGAATATTTTTATTCACTAAAGAAGTATGTGAATCAATTTTTGGATAGGCAGCTTAATATAGAGTTTAATCACTCTCTGGCAAAGGTTATGCTATTAGATATAAATTTGACAATAAAATTTTATTTTTTCATAAAGGAAGAACAGGAAATATTCTTTAGGAACCTTTCCGAAAAAGATCCTTTAACTGGAATATATAACAAAAGGAAATTTCAAGAGATTTGTGGTCAAAGTATTTCTGAGTCTGATAGGTATAAAAAAGAGCTTTCTTTTATATTTTTCGATATAGACAATTTTAAAAAGGTAAACGACACATTTGGACATGACATAGGGGATGTTGTCCTAAAAGAGATTGCAAATATTGTTAAGCGTGAAATTAGAAAATCTGATTATTTTGCAAGATGGGGCGGAGAAGAGTTTATATTGATCCTCCCTGAGACAAATATCAATAGTGCGCTCGCGGTTGCTGAGAAAATTAGAAAGTCAATCGAGGTCTATGAATTTCCTGTAGTAGGACGTGTCACAGTTAGTATAGGCGTTACAAGCCGCAAGTTTAGCGAAGACTACTCAGACCTCTTTAAAAGGCTTGATGATGCAGTATATAGAGCAAAGTCTCTGGGGAAGAATACAGTTGTAGCTAATTAG
- a CDS encoding ABC transporter ATP-binding protein/permease — translation MKQFNKEFLRDTWDIIKPYWQSEEKKIAWFLLIVIIFLNLFLVFINVLINLWYNEFYNALQELNAQAFWVAILQFCGLAFFYIVAAVYSLYLNQMLQIKWRKWLTDKFLKKWLDKKIYYHLQVFNNSTDNPDQRISEDLNLFVSQTLSLSLGLLSSVVTLASFVGILWTISGSISFALFGNQITIPGYMVWAAIFYAIAGTWITAVIGKPLINLNFNQQMYEANFRFNMVRIRENSESVALYGGEKKEHKHLMTNFVDVFENYWKIMVRQKMLSWFTSGYNQIAIIFPILVASPRFFARQIQLGGLMQIAQAFGQVQSSLSYIVNSYPSLASWHAVADRLRTFEHNISFIERLQQDNNKILINRAENLKVEGLYILLPDNKTPIISDLNMSLNKSERLLIVGTSGIGKSTLIRTLAGLWPFGEGRIFLPPKDKILFLPQKPYLPVGSLRDVLVYPNGDPNVSDDVLKDLLVSLNLKHLVNNISEVNMWSQILSLGEQQYLAFGRIFLQKPQWIFMDEATSALDERSERLLYERLKNALPDSAVISVGHRSSLISYHEAKLTILGEGNWNLERINL, via the coding sequence ATGAAGCAATTTAACAAAGAGTTTCTTAGAGATACCTGGGATATAATTAAGCCATACTGGCAATCAGAAGAAAAAAAGATTGCTTGGTTTCTTTTAATTGTAATAATATTTTTAAATCTGTTTTTGGTTTTTATAAACGTTCTTATAAATCTTTGGTACAACGAGTTTTATAATGCCCTTCAAGAGCTGAACGCTCAAGCCTTCTGGGTGGCTATTCTTCAATTCTGCGGCTTGGCGTTTTTTTATATAGTGGCTGCAGTATATTCACTGTATTTAAATCAAATGCTTCAGATTAAGTGGAGAAAGTGGCTTACAGATAAATTCTTGAAAAAATGGTTGGATAAAAAGATTTATTATCATCTTCAAGTTTTTAATAATTCTACTGACAACCCAGATCAGCGTATTAGCGAGGACCTGAACCTTTTTGTGTCTCAAACACTGAGCCTGTCGCTGGGACTGCTTAGCTCAGTAGTAACCCTTGCCTCATTTGTAGGGATTTTGTGGACGATATCTGGTTCAATTTCATTTGCATTATTCGGAAATCAAATTACAATACCTGGTTATATGGTTTGGGCAGCTATCTTTTATGCTATTGCTGGAACATGGATTACTGCTGTTATCGGAAAGCCTCTGATAAATCTAAACTTCAACCAACAGATGTATGAGGCGAATTTCAGATTTAACATGGTTCGAATTCGTGAGAACAGCGAGAGCGTGGCCCTTTATGGGGGCGAAAAGAAAGAGCACAAACATCTTATGACAAACTTTGTAGACGTCTTTGAGAACTACTGGAAGATAATGGTTAGGCAGAAAATGCTTAGTTGGTTTACTTCTGGATATAATCAGATAGCAATAATCTTTCCCATACTTGTAGCATCTCCCAGGTTTTTTGCAAGACAAATTCAATTGGGTGGTCTTATGCAGATTGCACAAGCCTTTGGTCAGGTACAGTCCTCTTTATCATATATAGTAAATAGCTACCCATCACTGGCAAGCTGGCATGCGGTAGCCGATAGATTGAGAACTTTTGAGCACAATATCAGCTTTATTGAGAGGCTTCAGCAGGACAATAATAAGATATTAATAAATCGGGCTGAAAATTTAAAAGTGGAAGGTCTTTATATACTTTTACCAGATAACAAGACTCCGATAATAAGTGATTTGAATATGTCTCTTAACAAGTCTGAGAGACTTCTGATTGTAGGGACTTCTGGTATAGGAAAGAGTACTCTAATAAGAACTCTTGCTGGTCTATGGCCCTTTGGGGAAGGTAGAATTTTTCTGCCACCAAAAGATAAAATTCTTTTTTTGCCTCAAAAACCTTATCTGCCGGTAGGATCTTTGAGGGACGTCTTGGTGTACCCAAATGGCGATCCAAATGTAAGCGATGATGTTTTAAAGGATTTATTAGTCAGTCTAAATCTAAAGCACTTGGTGAATAACATTTCTGAAGTAAATATGTGGTCGCAAATTCTCTCGCTAGGAGAGCAGCAATATTTGGCCTTTGGAAGGATTTTTCTGCAAAAACCGCAATGGATTTTTATGGATGAGGCTACGAGCGCTCTTGATGAGAGATCTGAGAGACTATTGTACGAGAGGTTAAAAAATGCTTTGCCAGATAGCGCTGTGATAAGCGTAGGTCATAGGTCAAGCTTGATATCATATCACGAAGCTAAATTGACAATTTTAGGAGAAGGAAATTGGAATTTGGAAAGAATAAACTTATAG
- a CDS encoding isocitrate lyase/phosphoenolpyruvate mutase family protein, translated as MPQEVKAASESKRDPDLVIMARTDARAVSGLEDAVYRATEYAKAGADMLFVEAPQSIEEMNYIVSSLKPLGKPLLANMIEKGKTPLLTSKELQDMGFAAVAFPVCAIYSAAKTFTAVFETIRKDGSTKNISDKMSSFEEFNSLIGLPEYLEIEGKYKNK; from the coding sequence TTGCCACAAGAGGTTAAAGCTGCATCCGAATCAAAGAGAGATCCAGACCTGGTAATAATGGCAAGAACCGACGCAAGAGCTGTCAGTGGTCTTGAAGACGCTGTATATAGGGCTACAGAATATGCAAAGGCAGGTGCCGATATGCTCTTTGTTGAAGCCCCTCAATCTATAGAAGAAATGAATTATATTGTTAGTTCTCTAAAACCTTTGGGCAAGCCACTTCTTGCAAATATGATAGAAAAAGGCAAGACACCTCTTCTAACGTCAAAAGAGCTTCAAGATATGGGATTTGCTGCTGTAGCCTTTCCCGTTTGCGCCATATATTCTGCTGCAAAAACATTTACAGCAGTTTTTGAAACTATAAGAAAAGACGGCTCAACTAAAAATATATCAGACAAAATGTCCTCTTTTGAAGAGTTCAATTCCCTTATTGGGCTTCCAGAATACTTGGAAATAGAGGGAAAGTACAAAAATAAATAA